A window from Schistosoma haematobium chromosome 1, whole genome shotgun sequence encodes these proteins:
- a CDS encoding hypothetical protein (EggNog:ENOG4103HER~COG:S), translated as MGSIIDEQGGSDADVKVRISKARAAFLQLKNIWNSKQLSTNIKVRILNTNVKVALLYGAETWRTTTITIKKVEVFINSCLRKILNIHWPDTTSNSLLWERTNQLPAEEEIRKRR; from the coding sequence atgggaagcatcatcgatgaacaaggaggttcagatgcagacgtaaaagtgaggattagcaaagcaagggccgcatttctacaattgaagaacatatggaactcaaaacaactttcaaccaatatcaaagtgagaatcctCAATACTAATGTCAAGGTagctctactgtacggagctgaaacttggagaactactacaatcaccatcaagaaggtagaagtatttataaatagctgtctacgcaagatactcaacatccattggccggataccaccagcaatagccttctgtgggagagaacaaaccaacttccagctgaagaggaaattaggaaaagacgatga